The nucleotide window CTGCGACTCGCCCAGCACCTCGATGCGGTGATCGCTGGCAGCCAGCACGCGGTGCCCCTGGGCCTGGTCGAATCCATCAACAGCAAGATCGCGGCGCTGCGCTTCCAGGCCCGCGGCTACCGCGACGCCGAGTACTTCAAGATCAAGATCTTCCAGCGCTGCTCGCTGCCAGACAACCCATGGGCGAAAATCGTGCTATGAGCTCACGGAATTCTGAGAGGAGCCTCGATTTCGCGGGACTCCATCCCAACTGCGGATACGACGGGGTGGTTCACCTACATTCGAACCGATACCTGCGATAACTACTGCGACGACAGGCCGCGTCTTGGAATCTCGGCAGACAAGCTGGCGATTACCAGGCTGGCCTCCCCCCTCTTCGCGGACAAGGCAGCGGCCTACGCAGGGACGCTGACCCTGTCTGCGGTTCAGGTTGACGGATTCCCGGTGTGCAACACGACGCAAGACTCCACCCTGTACTTCGTAAGACAAAATGACGCAACCGTCAGCGTGGTCTGCCTGTCTGGTACGTGGGACAACCTGACCGAACACCGGCTGAGTGTCAGCTGCGGGGCAACCGTCTCTATCGCCGGTGGAGAACTCTTCAGGGCCTATAACGGAATCGGGGAGCAGGTCGGCCAACTTCAAACGCTGTACTCGAGAAACCGATGTGTCACGGCAGCGTGGCCGGTGCTGCTCGAGTACGCGACCGCGGGACAGCGCGTCGGGATCCGGTATGCCCGCGTGCAGGTTGCAGCCGACCTGGCGACGGCCACGATGGTCGACTCGGCGACCTACAGCGACTCATTGCACGACTACATCATGCCCAGTTGCGTGGCGGACGATTCAGGCAACGTCTACCTGGGTTTCGATGGGGTCGGGCCGTCGAATGAGTACCCGAGCGCATACCTGACCGCGAAGGCGGCGGGATGGGGCCGCTTCGCCCCGGCCGCCTGCGTGAAGCGCGGCACGGCATGGCCGGGCACGCCGTCCAACTTCCGCGACTACTCCGGGATCGCGCTCGATCCCCTAGCCCCAGAGGGCAGCCCTTCGGCAGCGTGGTTTATCGGTCAGTGGGAAGGCAAGACCGGTTCGACGCCGCACATGTGGAACTGGATTCAGGCCATTGCCCTGGCCGACACAAACGGCGTAATCACCGGAAGAGTCATGGACGACTGCGACTGGTCCATGGCGACGGCAAACGACACCGCGGCTGCGGCCGGGGTTGCCCTGCCG belongs to Candidatus Eisenbacteria bacterium and includes:
- a CDS encoding transposase, with the protein product LRLAQHLDAVIAGSQHAVPLGLVESINSKIAALRFQARGYRDAEYFKIKIFQRCSLPDNPWAKIVL